From the genome of Bradyrhizobium elkanii USDA 76, one region includes:
- a CDS encoding TonB-dependent receptor, with protein sequence MTSRTQAHRRIALLAKLSLLTASYLALGVPLATSAAQAQSAQAGASSLPPVTVTPPATRRRRSAPSTSHNTAVARGRRTQTARRIAPAAAAKPFAESQDARTGTSGYFTNSTSVATRTNTAIVNIPQSLNVITREQIRDQNYQGLTDVTRYVPGVAVHQGEGNRDELVIRGVDSSANFFVNGFRDDVQYFRDMYNAQSIEVLKGPSALTFGRGAGGGLLNRTLKEADGNRVYEATAQAGSWGDRRVSLDAGQAINDNVAARLNVFYEGADAFRDFNHLERYGINPTVTLKPDDNTKIKLSYEYFQDERTADRGNPSQGLPGGATRFNPTTPFAPSGDLSTFFGSPSLNTAQATVQTGMAIIEHDFENGVTVRNGTIAADYQKFYQNVYPTGGPLAGAVNPADTAVNLGAYQHTTNRDNVFNQTDFTYKTWTGPLFHTVGFGTEFGRQTGVDIRNTGVFPNGTNTIVQNPFAPTYFGPVTFLHHFTGTNSDGVTTPDSNSRYALNIQSGYLRDTIEISRAVQIIAGARFDRYDMSATDMNTNINRNRVDNLVSPQGALIIKPIDSMSVYTAYSISFLPASGDQFSALNDGTLILQPQRFENVELGMKWNINPKLLFSTAVYNLNRTNQPIADGNNPGFFFPSGSTLTRGVEASLTGYVTEQWQSSLAYAYTDAKITGATSTTVVPGNRVQLVPYNQFAWWNKYQFTPTWAAALGVIYFGDSFASSDDTVRLPGFVRFDAAVYAKIDETWSAQLNVENIFDKGYWASADGNNNISPGQGRTVRLMARARF encoded by the coding sequence ATGACATCAAGAACACAAGCCCATCGTCGCATTGCCTTGCTTGCGAAGCTGTCGCTGCTTACGGCGAGCTATCTCGCGCTGGGCGTTCCGCTCGCAACATCTGCCGCACAGGCGCAGTCGGCGCAGGCCGGCGCCTCGTCGCTGCCGCCGGTGACCGTCACGCCGCCGGCCACGCGACGTCGCCGCAGCGCGCCATCAACGTCGCACAACACCGCCGTGGCACGAGGCCGCCGCACCCAGACGGCACGGCGGATCGCGCCCGCGGCAGCGGCAAAACCCTTCGCGGAATCGCAGGACGCGCGCACGGGCACTTCAGGCTATTTCACCAACAGTACGTCAGTTGCGACCAGGACCAACACCGCCATCGTCAACATCCCGCAATCGCTCAACGTGATCACACGGGAGCAGATCCGCGACCAGAACTACCAGGGCCTCACCGACGTCACCCGCTATGTCCCCGGCGTTGCCGTGCACCAGGGCGAGGGCAATCGCGACGAGCTCGTGATCCGCGGCGTCGATTCCAGCGCCAACTTCTTCGTCAACGGCTTTCGTGACGACGTGCAGTATTTCCGCGACATGTACAACGCCCAGAGCATCGAGGTGCTGAAGGGGCCGAGCGCGCTGACCTTCGGCCGCGGCGCCGGCGGCGGCCTGCTCAACCGCACGCTGAAGGAGGCCGACGGCAACCGTGTCTACGAGGCGACGGCGCAGGCCGGCTCGTGGGGCGATCGCCGCGTCAGCCTCGATGCCGGACAGGCGATCAACGACAACGTCGCAGCAAGGCTCAACGTGTTCTACGAAGGCGCCGATGCCTTCCGCGATTTCAATCACCTGGAGCGCTACGGCATCAATCCAACGGTGACGCTGAAGCCCGACGACAACACCAAAATCAAACTGAGCTACGAATATTTCCAAGACGAGCGCACCGCCGATCGCGGCAATCCCTCGCAGGGGCTGCCGGGTGGCGCGACCCGTTTCAACCCGACGACGCCGTTCGCGCCGAGCGGCGACTTGTCGACCTTCTTCGGCAGCCCCAGCCTGAACACCGCGCAGGCGACGGTGCAGACCGGCATGGCCATCATCGAGCACGATTTCGAGAACGGGGTGACGGTGCGCAACGGCACCATCGCCGCCGACTACCAGAAGTTCTATCAGAACGTCTATCCGACCGGCGGCCCGCTCGCGGGCGCGGTCAATCCAGCCGACACCGCGGTCAATCTCGGCGCCTATCAGCACACGACGAACCGCGACAATGTCTTCAACCAGACCGATTTCACCTACAAGACCTGGACCGGGCCGCTGTTTCACACGGTGGGCTTCGGCACCGAGTTCGGCCGGCAGACCGGCGTCGACATCCGCAACACCGGCGTGTTTCCGAACGGCACCAACACCATCGTGCAGAACCCGTTCGCGCCGACCTATTTCGGCCCGGTGACGTTTCTTCACCATTTCACCGGCACCAACAGCGACGGCGTCACCACGCCCGATTCGAACAGCCGCTACGCGCTGAACATCCAGTCCGGCTATCTCAGGGACACCATCGAGATTTCGCGCGCCGTGCAGATCATCGCCGGCGCGCGGTTCGATCGCTACGACATGTCGGCCACCGACATGAACACCAACATCAATCGCAATCGCGTCGACAATCTGGTGTCGCCGCAGGGCGCCCTGATCATCAAGCCGATCGATTCGATGTCGGTCTACACTGCCTACAGCATCTCCTTCCTGCCGGCCTCGGGCGACCAGTTCAGCGCGCTGAACGACGGCACCCTGATCCTGCAGCCGCAGCGCTTCGAGAATGTCGAGCTCGGCATGAAGTGGAACATCAATCCGAAGCTGCTCTTCTCGACCGCGGTCTACAATCTGAACCGCACCAACCAGCCGATCGCCGACGGCAACAATCCCGGCTTCTTCTTCCCCTCCGGCAGCACGCTCACGCGAGGCGTCGAGGCAAGCCTGACCGGCTATGTCACCGAGCAATGGCAGTCGTCGCTGGCCTATGCTTACACCGACGCGAAGATCACCGGTGCGACCTCGACGACCGTCGTGCCCGGCAACCGCGTCCAGCTGGTGCCGTACAATCAGTTTGCCTGGTGGAACAAGTATCAGTTCACGCCGACGTGGGCGGCCGCGCTCGGCGTGATCTATTTCGGCGATTCCTTCGCCTCGTCCGACGACACGGTGCGGCTGCCGGGCTTCGTGCGCTTCGATGCCGCGGTCTACGCCAAGATCGACGAGACCTGGAGCGCCCAACTCAACGTCGAGAACATCTTCGACAAGGGCTATTGGGCGTCGGCCGACGGCAACAACAACATCTCGCCGGGACAGGGGCGCACGGTGCGGCTGATGGCAAGGGCGAGGTTCTAG
- a CDS encoding DUF6894 family protein encodes MPRYFFNTRIGDELISDPDGEILRDPDRAWEMARAMIRELLKTEGADGALLSAVIEVTDDEGEIVLEFPFTEAILDRPDRSMTRH; translated from the coding sequence ATGCCACGCTATTTCTTCAACACCCGTATCGGCGACGAGCTGATCTCCGATCCCGACGGCGAAATCCTGCGGGATCCCGATCGCGCGTGGGAGATGGCGCGCGCGATGATTCGCGAACTGCTCAAGACCGAGGGCGCCGACGGCGCGCTGCTCAGCGCCGTGATCGAGGTGACCGACGACGAGGGCGAGATCGTGCTGGAGTTTCCATTCACGGAGGCGATCCTCGACCGCCCGGACCGCTCGATGACAAGGCACTGA
- a CDS encoding c-type cytochrome, whose product MRKFALVAALAALSFSANAETIQERAAACFACHGEHGTSETENTPSLGGQTAPYALIQLFMFREKLRVFDPMNEMAKPLTDDDLRAFSDFIATLPKPTPPADAGDPARMARGQALAQQNRCNSCHNTDFSGKDNVPRIANQREDYLAKTLAEYKDNSRHGYDATMADVMQTVTKEQIGDLAYYIAHVR is encoded by the coding sequence ATGCGTAAGTTCGCACTCGTCGCGGCGCTCGCCGCTCTCAGCTTCTCCGCAAATGCCGAGACCATCCAGGAGCGCGCCGCGGCGTGCTTTGCCTGCCATGGCGAGCATGGCACGTCGGAGACCGAGAACACGCCGTCGCTCGGCGGCCAGACGGCGCCCTATGCGCTGATCCAGCTCTTCATGTTCCGCGAGAAGCTGCGGGTGTTCGACCCGATGAACGAGATGGCGAAGCCGCTGACCGACGACGATTTGCGCGCCTTCTCGGATTTCATCGCGACCTTGCCGAAGCCCACGCCGCCAGCTGACGCCGGCGATCCCGCGCGGATGGCGCGTGGCCAGGCGCTGGCGCAGCAGAACCGCTGCAACAGCTGCCACAACACCGATTTCTCCGGCAAGGACAACGTCCCGCGCATCGCCAACCAGCGCGAGGACTACCTCGCCAAGACGCTGGCCGAATACAAGGACAACAGCCGCCACGGCTATGACGCCACCATGGCCGACGTGATGCAGACGGTCACCAAGGAGCAGATCGGCGATCTTGCCTATTACATCGCGCATGTCCGCTGA
- a CDS encoding DUF3297 family protein, protein MSDDNDTNDQFPDRLSVDPNSPYYNADILARDVGIRFKGAEKTNVEEYCISEGWVRVTAGNAKDRYGNPLTIKVHGPVEPYFRDKAKS, encoded by the coding sequence ATGAGCGACGACAACGACACCAACGACCAATTCCCCGACCGCCTCTCGGTCGATCCGAACAGCCCGTACTACAATGCGGATATTCTCGCCCGCGATGTCGGCATCCGATTCAAGGGTGCCGAGAAGACCAATGTCGAGGAGTACTGCATCAGCGAAGGCTGGGTCCGCGTCACCGCGGGCAACGCCAAGGACCGTTACGGCAATCCGCTCACCATCAAGGTGCACGGGCCGGTCGAGCCGTATTTCCGGGATAAGGCGAAGTCCTGA
- the pqqB gene encoding pyrroloquinoline quinone biosynthesis protein PqqB — MLRVVVLGAAAGGGVPQWNCGCAVCRTARSGHPELQSTQASIAVSGDGVHWFLVNASPDLRQQLIATPQLHPKHGALRHSPIAGVILTNGEIDAVAGLLSMREGSPFTIYAHERVLAILRSNSIFNVLSDKNVDRRPIAVDQAFEPALPDGSPSGLEVLPFEVPGKGAWYLEGKAHPAGADGVGDTLGLRIADRRSGKYFYFLAACARVTDDLKVRLKGAPLVFFDGTVWRDDELIAAGLGNKTGQGMGHIAMSGDQGAIASLAGLDIGRKVFLHINNSNPALLGTSAERKAAEQAGWQIPADGTEIVL, encoded by the coding sequence ATGCTTCGTGTCGTCGTCCTGGGTGCCGCGGCGGGTGGCGGCGTTCCGCAGTGGAACTGCGGCTGTGCCGTCTGCAGGACGGCGCGAAGCGGCCACCCCGAACTGCAGAGCACGCAAGCCTCGATCGCCGTCAGCGGCGACGGCGTGCACTGGTTCCTGGTCAATGCGTCCCCGGATCTGCGCCAGCAGTTGATTGCCACGCCGCAGCTGCATCCGAAGCACGGCGCACTGCGCCATAGCCCGATCGCGGGCGTCATCCTCACCAATGGCGAGATCGACGCGGTCGCCGGGCTGTTGTCGATGCGTGAGGGTTCGCCGTTCACGATCTACGCGCATGAGCGGGTGCTTGCGATCCTGCGCTCCAACAGCATCTTCAACGTGCTCAGCGACAAGAACGTCGACCGCCGGCCGATCGCGGTCGACCAGGCCTTCGAACCGGCCCTGCCCGACGGATCGCCGTCCGGGCTTGAGGTGCTGCCGTTCGAGGTTCCCGGCAAGGGCGCGTGGTATCTCGAGGGCAAGGCGCATCCGGCGGGCGCCGACGGCGTCGGCGATACGCTCGGCCTGCGTATTGCGGACAGGCGCAGCGGCAAATATTTCTATTTCCTGGCCGCCTGCGCACGGGTGACCGACGACCTGAAAGTGCGGCTCAAGGGCGCCCCGCTGGTGTTTTTCGACGGCACGGTGTGGCGCGACGACGAGCTGATCGCGGCGGGCCTTGGCAATAAGACCGGCCAGGGCATGGGCCATATCGCGATGTCGGGCGATCAGGGTGCGATCGCCAGCCTCGCCGGGCTCGACATCGGACGAAAAGTGTTTTTGCATATCAACAACTCCAACCCGGCGCTGCTTGGGACCTCGGCCGAACGCAAGGCGGCCGAACAGGCGGGTTGGCAGATTCCCGCCGACGGAACGGAGATCGTGCTGTGA
- the pqqA gene encoding pyrroloquinoline quinone precursor peptide PqqA, translating to MAWKAPKIVEVSVGMEINMYMCATRK from the coding sequence ATGGCCTGGAAAGCACCGAAGATCGTGGAAGTGTCGGTCGGCATGGAAATCAACATGTATATGTGCGCAACCCGCAAGTAA
- a CDS encoding mandelate racemase/muconate lactonizing enzyme family protein, which translates to MSARIVDVREVTKPISSPIRNAYIDFTKMTSSLVAVVTDVVRDGKRVVGYGFNSNGRYGQGGLIRERFAPRLKEADPKSLLDADGGNLDPDKVWSTLMSNEKPGGHGERSVAVGTIDMAVWDAVAKIAGKPLFRLLAERHGLSANPRVFVYAAGGYYYPGKDLGALRKEMRGYLDRGYNVVKMKIGGAPLAEDRERIEAVLKEIGSAAQLAVDANGRFDLETAIAYAKMLREYPLFWYEEAGDPLDYALQAALAEFYPGAMATGENLFSHQDARNLIRYGGMRPDRDWLQFDCALSYGLCEYQRTLEVLKTHGWSPSRCIPHGGHQMSLNIAAGLGLGGNESYPDLFQPYGGFPDGVRVEGGHIVMPDLPGIGFEGKSDLYKEMKALAD; encoded by the coding sequence ATGTCCGCCCGCATCGTCGACGTCCGCGAGGTCACAAAACCGATCTCCTCGCCGATCCGCAACGCCTATATCGACTTCACCAAGATGACCTCGAGCCTGGTGGCCGTGGTCACCGACGTGGTGCGCGACGGCAAGCGGGTGGTCGGCTACGGCTTCAATTCCAACGGCCGCTACGGGCAGGGCGGTCTGATCCGTGAGCGCTTTGCGCCGCGCCTCAAGGAAGCCGATCCGAAATCGCTGCTCGATGCCGATGGCGGCAATCTCGATCCGGACAAGGTCTGGTCGACGCTGATGTCGAACGAGAAGCCGGGCGGCCATGGCGAGCGCTCGGTCGCGGTCGGCACCATCGACATGGCCGTGTGGGACGCGGTGGCGAAGATCGCGGGCAAGCCGCTGTTCCGGCTGCTCGCCGAGCGCCACGGGCTATCAGCCAATCCGCGCGTCTTCGTCTATGCGGCCGGCGGCTATTACTATCCTGGCAAGGATCTCGGCGCGCTGCGCAAGGAGATGCGCGGCTATCTCGACCGCGGCTACAACGTCGTGAAGATGAAGATCGGCGGCGCGCCGCTCGCCGAGGACCGCGAGCGCATCGAGGCGGTGCTGAAGGAGATCGGCAGCGCGGCGCAGCTTGCGGTCGACGCCAACGGCCGCTTCGATCTGGAGACCGCGATCGCCTACGCCAAGATGCTGCGCGAGTACCCGCTGTTCTGGTACGAGGAGGCCGGCGATCCGCTCGACTACGCGCTGCAGGCCGCGCTGGCCGAGTTCTATCCGGGTGCGATGGCGACCGGCGAGAACCTGTTCAGCCACCAGGATGCGCGGAACCTGATCCGCTACGGCGGCATGCGGCCGGACCGCGACTGGCTGCAATTCGATTGCGCGCTGTCCTACGGGCTCTGCGAGTATCAGCGGACGCTCGAGGTGCTGAAGACCCACGGCTGGTCGCCGAGCCGCTGCATCCCGCATGGCGGCCACCAGATGTCGCTGAACATCGCGGCCGGCCTCGGCCTCGGCGGCAATGAGAGCTACCCCGACCTGTTCCAGCCCTATGGCGGCTTCCCGGACGGCGTGCGCGTCGAGGGTGGCCACATCGTGATGCCCGACCTTCCCGGCATCGGCTTCGAGGGCAAGTCGGATCTCTACAAGGAGATGAAGGCGCTGGCGGACTAA
- the pqqC gene encoding pyrroloquinoline-quinone synthase PqqC translates to MTALSIGKGITLDSAEEMEATLRTIGATRYHSLHPFHRLLHGGKLNKGQVQAWALNRYYYQSTIPLKDAMVMTRFRDRMTRVEWRHRIEDHDGDLGSEGGIERWLKLTEGLGLDTAYVESTEGILPATRFAVEAYVHFCRDRTPLEAIASSLTELFAPNLHEERISGMLKHYDFVNPDIMSYFSRRLTQAPRDAGFALDYVKQHAKTPAEREAVCNALIFKTNVLWVQLDALYHAYVDGQIPPGAFVPKTG, encoded by the coding sequence ATGACCGCGCTCTCGATCGGCAAGGGCATCACGCTCGACAGTGCCGAGGAGATGGAGGCGACGCTGCGCACGATCGGTGCCACGCGCTATCACAGCCTGCACCCGTTCCACCGCCTGCTGCACGGCGGCAAGCTCAACAAGGGCCAGGTCCAGGCCTGGGCGCTGAACCGCTACTACTACCAGAGCACGATCCCTCTGAAGGACGCGATGGTGATGACACGCTTCCGCGACCGCATGACGCGGGTCGAGTGGCGACACCGCATCGAGGACCATGACGGCGATCTCGGCAGTGAGGGCGGCATCGAGCGCTGGCTGAAGCTGACCGAAGGGCTCGGCCTCGATACCGCCTATGTGGAATCGACTGAAGGCATCCTGCCGGCGACGCGCTTTGCCGTGGAAGCCTATGTGCATTTCTGCCGCGACCGCACGCCGCTGGAGGCGATCGCCTCCTCGCTCACCGAATTGTTCGCGCCGAACCTGCACGAGGAGCGCATCTCCGGGATGCTGAAGCACTACGACTTCGTCAACCCCGACATCATGAGCTATTTCAGCCGCCGCCTGACCCAGGCGCCGCGCGACGCCGGCTTCGCGCTCGACTACGTCAAGCAGCATGCGAAGACGCCGGCCGAACGCGAGGCGGTCTGCAACGCGCTGATCTTCAAGACCAACGTGCTGTGGGTGCAGCTCGATGCGCTCTATCACGCCTATGTCGACGGCCAGATTCCGCCCGGCGCCTTCGTGCCGAAGACAGGCTAG
- a CDS encoding amidase family protein yields MQDIWRLSAAELASLIKSKKVSAKEAAEAGLARLDAVNPKLNAVVDHRPDDVLAQAAKVDAAIARGAAVGPLAGVPVTIKVNVDQEGYATTNGLKAQRDVIAKVDNPVVANLRKAGAVLLGRTNCPAVSYRWFTTNLIHGDTKNPRDGGITPGGSSGGAGSAVAAGIGHIAHGTDIAGSVRYPAYACGVHGLRPSMGRIPAFNSALPERPIGPQISAVSGPLARTVNDLRISLAAMSAPDYRDPWYAPVPLEGPPREKRVAMCLNPDGLNPVPEVVAAVADAGKRLQKAGWIVEEIADTPSLREAAEIQTRLWLGDGYEAQLAFAEREGDPGALACLRGVRARVHPFDLSQALTRRATLTREWFAFFEKYPVLLMPVSGELPFPDHLDRKDEASFARVWHAQLPQIAIPFMGLPGLVVSTGLVGRIPVGVQLVAGRYREDLCLAAGEAVEAGGTPSSPIDPVV; encoded by the coding sequence ATGCAGGATATTTGGCGTCTGTCGGCGGCCGAGCTCGCCAGCCTCATCAAATCGAAGAAGGTGTCGGCGAAGGAGGCGGCGGAGGCCGGGCTCGCCCGGCTCGACGCGGTCAACCCGAAGCTCAACGCGGTGGTTGACCACCGGCCGGACGACGTGCTGGCGCAGGCCGCCAAGGTCGATGCGGCCATTGCGCGCGGCGCGGCGGTCGGGCCGCTCGCCGGCGTGCCGGTCACCATCAAGGTCAATGTCGACCAGGAGGGCTACGCCACCACCAACGGGTTGAAGGCGCAGCGCGACGTCATCGCCAAGGTCGACAATCCGGTGGTCGCCAATCTGCGCAAGGCCGGCGCGGTGCTGCTCGGCCGCACCAATTGTCCGGCGGTCTCCTATCGCTGGTTCACCACCAACCTCATTCACGGCGACACCAAGAACCCGCGCGATGGCGGCATCACGCCGGGCGGCTCGTCCGGCGGCGCGGGCTCGGCGGTCGCGGCCGGCATCGGCCACATCGCTCACGGCACCGATATCGCCGGCTCGGTCCGCTATCCGGCCTATGCCTGCGGCGTGCATGGCCTGCGGCCGAGCATGGGCCGCATCCCGGCCTTCAATTCGGCTTTGCCGGAGCGTCCGATCGGCCCGCAGATCAGCGCGGTGTCGGGCCCGCTGGCGCGCACCGTCAACGACCTGCGCATCTCGCTCGCGGCGATGTCGGCGCCGGACTATCGCGACCCCTGGTATGCGCCGGTGCCGCTCGAAGGACCGCCGCGCGAGAAGCGCGTTGCGATGTGCCTCAATCCCGATGGTCTCAACCCGGTGCCGGAAGTGGTCGCCGCGGTGGCCGACGCCGGCAAGCGATTGCAGAAGGCCGGCTGGATCGTCGAGGAGATCGCCGACACGCCGTCCTTGCGCGAGGCGGCCGAGATCCAGACCCGGCTCTGGCTCGGCGACGGCTATGAGGCCCAGCTCGCCTTCGCCGAACGCGAGGGCGATCCCGGCGCGCTGGCCTGCCTGCGCGGCGTCCGCGCCCGGGTGCATCCGTTCGACCTGTCGCAGGCATTGACCCGCCGCGCGACCTTGACGCGCGAATGGTTCGCCTTCTTCGAGAAATATCCAGTGCTGCTGATGCCGGTGTCCGGCGAGCTGCCGTTCCCCGACCATCTCGATCGCAAGGACGAGGCGTCGTTCGCGCGGGTGTGGCACGCACAGCTGCCGCAGATCGCGATCCCGTTCATGGGGCTTCCCGGGCTCGTGGTCTCCACCGGTCTCGTGGGACGGATCCCGGTCGGCGTGCAGCTGGTGGCCGGACGCTACCGCGAGGATCTTTGCCTTGCCGCCGGCGAGGCGGTCGAGGCCGGCGGCACGCCGTCGTCGCCGATCGATCCGGTGGTCTAA
- a CDS encoding PQQ-dependent sugar dehydrogenase produces MKKHSFAARSLLLAGAMLGAFTLSAAAQQPVAPAPGATPAAQPLPPGSPLIGRPDNEAAAKLAPVAPPPLPSATDKLPLAKLKAPAGFNVEVYAAGMPNARSLALGDKGTVFVGSRLVDKVYAIVNKDGKRSVKVIASGLYRPNGVAFKDGTLYIAELSKVSKIDKIEDNLDNPPKPTVIYDKLPKDEAHGWKFIAIGPDNKLYVPVGQPGNNVLHDADHGQIRRMNLDGSGAEVYALGVRNTVGFDWNPENKQMYFTDNGRDWLSETVPEDELNRITKAGEDFGAPYCYQGNIIDQELGWGKNCKDYTAPVGLMGPHTASLGMRFYTGSMFPKSYKNVIFVARHGSWNKSQKQGGDVVAVRLNKDGTVKSMEPFLTGFLEDNKYVGRPVDVMLLKDGSLLVSDDWNGAVYRVSYGKPKVANQ; encoded by the coding sequence ATGAAAAAACATTCGTTCGCAGCGCGCAGCTTGCTGCTCGCGGGGGCCATGCTCGGGGCGTTCACGCTCTCTGCTGCGGCGCAGCAGCCGGTCGCGCCGGCGCCAGGTGCCACCCCCGCCGCCCAGCCGCTGCCGCCGGGCTCGCCCTTGATCGGGCGTCCGGACAATGAGGCCGCCGCCAAGCTCGCGCCGGTGGCGCCGCCGCCGCTGCCGTCCGCGACCGACAAGCTGCCGCTCGCCAAGCTCAAGGCGCCGGCCGGCTTCAATGTCGAGGTCTATGCGGCCGGCATGCCCAATGCGCGCTCGCTGGCGCTCGGCGACAAGGGCACGGTGTTCGTCGGCAGCCGGCTCGTCGACAAGGTTTATGCGATCGTCAACAAGGACGGCAAGCGCTCGGTCAAGGTGATCGCCTCCGGCCTCTACCGCCCGAACGGCGTCGCCTTCAAGGACGGCACGCTCTACATCGCCGAGCTCTCGAAGGTCTCCAAGATCGACAAGATCGAGGACAATCTCGACAACCCGCCGAAGCCCACCGTCATCTACGACAAGCTGCCGAAGGACGAGGCGCATGGCTGGAAGTTCATCGCCATCGGTCCCGACAACAAGCTTTATGTTCCGGTCGGCCAGCCCGGCAACAACGTGCTGCATGACGCCGACCACGGCCAGATCCGCCGCATGAATCTCGATGGCTCCGGCGCCGAGGTCTACGCGCTCGGCGTGCGCAACACGGTCGGCTTCGACTGGAATCCCGAGAACAAGCAGATGTACTTCACCGACAACGGCCGCGACTGGCTGTCGGAGACGGTGCCGGAAGACGAGCTCAACCGCATCACCAAGGCGGGCGAGGATTTCGGCGCGCCGTACTGCTACCAGGGCAACATCATCGACCAGGAGCTCGGCTGGGGCAAGAACTGCAAGGACTACACCGCGCCGGTCGGCCTGATGGGCCCGCATACCGCGTCGCTCGGCATGCGCTTCTACACCGGCAGCATGTTCCCGAAGAGCTACAAGAACGTCATCTTTGTCGCGCGTCACGGCTCCTGGAACAAGTCGCAGAAGCAGGGTGGTGACGTGGTCGCCGTCAGGCTGAACAAGGACGGCACGGTGAAGTCGATGGAGCCGTTCCTGACCGGCTTCCTCGAGGACAACAAGTATGTCGGCCGCCCGGTCGACGTCATGCTGCTGAAGGACGGCTCGCTGCTGGTCTCCGACGACTGGAACGGCGCGGTCTATCGCGTCAGCTACGGCAAGCCGAAGGTCGCCAATCAGTAA
- a CDS encoding glutathione peroxidase, which yields MATVYDFTAKSLAGEDMPLRQFEGRVLLIVNTASACGFTPQYKGLQELHAGLSARGFAVLGFPCNQFGAQEPGDAKQIAAFCETNYAVTFPMFAKIDVNGSGAHPLYEHLKREKSGLLGPAIKWNFTKFLVDRVGKVVARHAPTARPEGLRKEIEALL from the coding sequence ATGGCGACGGTCTACGATTTCACCGCAAAATCGCTCGCCGGCGAGGACATGCCGCTGCGGCAGTTCGAGGGCCGGGTGCTGCTGATCGTGAACACCGCGAGCGCCTGCGGGTTCACGCCGCAATACAAGGGCCTGCAGGAGCTGCACGCCGGCCTCTCGGCGCGCGGCTTTGCCGTGCTCGGCTTTCCCTGCAACCAGTTCGGCGCGCAGGAGCCGGGCGATGCGAAGCAGATCGCCGCGTTCTGCGAGACCAACTACGCCGTGACGTTTCCAATGTTCGCCAAGATCGACGTCAATGGCAGCGGCGCGCATCCATTGTACGAACACCTGAAACGTGAGAAGTCGGGCCTGCTTGGGCCCGCGATCAAATGGAACTTCACCAAGTTCCTGGTCGACCGCGTCGGCAAGGTCGTGGCGCGGCATGCGCCGACCGCCCGGCCCGAAGGATTGAGGAAGGAAATCGAGGCGCTGCTATGA